A part of Liolophura sinensis isolate JHLJ2023 chromosome 1, CUHK_Ljap_v2, whole genome shotgun sequence genomic DNA contains:
- the LOC135468899 gene encoding uncharacterized protein LOC135468899 isoform X2, whose amino-acid sequence MKEIQINIRQDAQEILKLYVDKCHMSESEAKEYQLWVMPGPDDSPFPLIGHEIPYNICSQAEEGGGETTQSRFFVKNKKVQRRQGLDESRKQRGKAFFSLFKRSSRDSTEIGQTTKLLFGQQLETVMVDEELPKSVMALLSLLCRRGPSTQGILRKSANEKAKRELKQRLDEGEDCITEVTSVHVVGALVKDYLRSLPESLLLEDQYDNWVSADDITNSNEKINFIRQLTRQLPTCNLVLLKHLMCILYYIDKHSESNSMDAYNLSICMAQSMLRSKGTGTVQPEQAKKANSVIQFLIENCVEIFGEEVKMLLEYVEDKADSGTDTDSIPETNGNLRRDDSSIDSLEKDDPTELESSPRIAKSHLSPVNLSNDSGVTLSDSQLVSDEGHYIDHKSIYQRQTHSQSSSSESLRQIRSSHISVGKRCSADSLCSVEESELECEDRRTFGSIIKSASGDHLYPSTTDRHSCETHSDSEIQSRPRERFVRQASVNSSTPPLSPQPKLSYSSDSLLSDSSVSYLRESGGFSESPYSHSHISSNHASHVVVSNKSKPKLQKSLSGVPSPTQPYPVPHIVTQRRFSDESIKYRLSPPDSPVLSTPSHQSSPPNHRHSVHVSPNGSSHSSVESDLGPSYPPLSLSTVRPEDTVDGSPCRDVDTRPSWRISQKKIITGSPPPRILLQTYSDRRKLAGSKLVESSVSQPDIRESETVDMSSGSNIESAKIVSVIRKQHNVIRIKTKSANKKQSEQSGPNYLSQVTVKPRPQHPPSYLEALDRQDRLSRGLPVDVSLQDTLSQKRASAHAKQLYEQSVRQFMNEASNPLGGVSFPSSSFEEDVDDCPDKDPKKVYEESMRQFLEQQSGDSRQVSHEFSSGVSRLNSAGNVGSRVSCVTLPTHGHSSKNPSDKMDHRTVIHIPSVRDSKLIEARNKGLPSGSSSYSRSSRQGLPSSGRYFYDPKAQTESSASKTVVVSHHPASESSVSSDVNKQYPRNKSYLSWSVADLRRHYDESKARSEADSTTAFSSHIVTVGGGSTSCQQGVSRPPPPPYQPPPPFRRNSSDVERKSSSRSNSSEDSGSSHSVRRTYQPQHL is encoded by the exons ATGAAGGAGATACAAATTAATATACGACAAGATGCTCAGGAGATTCTCAAACTTTACGTGGACAAGTGCCACATGTCG GAATCTGAAGCTAAAGAGTATCAGTTGTGGGTGATGCCAGGTCCTGATGATTCACCTTTCCCTTTAATAG GGCATGAAATCCCATATAACATTTGTTCCCAGGCTGAAGAGGGaggaggggagacaactcagtCAAGGTTCTTTGTCAAGAACAAGAAAGTTCAAAGAAGGCAAGGACTTG ATGAAAGTCGAAAACAGAGGGGGAAAGCCTTCTTCTCTCTGTTCAAGCGAAGTTCTCGTGATTCAACGGAGATTGGGCAGACAACCAAACTTCtctttggccagcagttggaaACAGTTATGGTGGATGAGGAACTGCCCAAATCAGTCATG GcattgttgtcgttgttgtgtAGAAGAGGTCCAAGCACGCAAGGCATCCTGAGGAAATCTGCAAATGAGAAGGCAAAGAGAGAGTTAAAACAGAGGCTGGATGAGGGAGAAGACTGTATCACAGAGGTTACATCAGTCCATGTGGTGGGAGCTCTGGTCAAG GATTATTTGCGAAGCCTGCCAGAAAGTTTACTACTGGAGGATCAGTATGATAACTGGGTGTCAGCAGATGACATTACAAATAGCAACGAAAAAATCAACTTTATCAGACA GTTGACCCGACAGCTCCCAACCTGTAATCTTGTACTGTTGAAACATCTGATGTGCATATTGTACTACATTGACAAGCACTCAGAGTCCAACAGCATGGATGCCTACAACCTGTCCATCTGTATGGCTCAGTCCATGTTACGGTCCAAGGGGACAGGCACAGTTCAGCCAGAGCAGGCAAAGAAGGCCAATAGTGTGATACAGTTCTTGATTGAGAACTGTGTGGAAATCTTCGGTGAGGAGGTGAAAATGCTACTTGAGTATGTGGAGGATAAAGCTGACTCTGGCACGGACACAGACAGCATTCCGGAGACAAATG GTAATTTGAGAAGAGATGACTCGTCCATTGACAGCCTGGAGAAGGATGATCCCACTGAGCTGGAGTCCAGTCCACGGATTGCCAAGAGTCATCTGTCTCCAGTGAACCTTAGCAATGACTCTGGAGTGACTCTGAGTGATAGTCAGCTTGTCAGTGACGAGGGACATTACATCGACCACAAGTCGATCTATCAGCGACAAACCCATTCTCAGTCATCCAGTTCAGAGAGTCTGCGCCAAATCCGCAGTTCTCACATAAGCGTGGGTAAACGGTGTTCAGCCGATTCACTGTGCAGTGTTGAGGAATCAGAGTTGGAATGTGAAGATCGCAGAACTTTTGGATCCATAATAAAATCTGCCAGCGGGGATCACCTGTATCCTTCCACGACAGATCGGCACTCCTGCGAGACTCACTCTGACAGCGAGATTCAGTCGCGTCCTCGTGAGCGATTTGTGCGACAAGCGTCTGTGAATAGCAGCACACCACCGCTATCCCCACAACCGAAACTCTCCTACAGCTCAGACAGTCTTCTCTCGGACTCCTCGGTCTCCTATTTAAGGGAATCTGGTGGGTTTAGCGAAAGCCCTTACAGCCATTCTCACATCTCATCCAATCATGCCTCCCATGTTGTCGTCAGTAATAAATCCAAACCTAAACTGCAGAAGAGTTTGTCCGGGGTGCCGAGCCCCACGCAGCCGTACCCTGTCCCACATATCGTGACCCAGCGGAGGTTCAGCGATGAGAGCATTAAGTATCGTCTCAGTCCCCCCGATTCTCCTGTGCTATCGACGCCCAGTCATCAGTCATCACCACCCAACCATAGGCACTCTGTCCACGTATCCCCAAATGGAAGCTCCCACAGTTCGGTTGAATCAGATTTAGGTCCCAGTTATCCCCCCTTATCCTTATCAACTGTGAGGCCTGAGGACACTGTGGACGGATCCCCATGTAGGGATGTTGATACCAGACCGTCGTGGAGAAtttcacaaaagaaaatcataacTGGTTCCCCACCTCCCAGAATCTTGTTACAGACTTACAGCGATCGTAGGAAACTTGCTGGTTCCAAACTTGTAGAGTCCAGCGTTAGCCAACCTGACATAAGGGAGAGTGAAACGGTAGACATGTCCAGTGGATCAAACATTGAGTCTGCTAAGATAGTGTCTGTGATTAGAAAACAGCACAACGTAATTCGCATCAAAACTAAAAGTGCTAACAAAAAACAATCAGAGCAATCTGGACCAAATTACCTGAGTCAGGTAACAGTGAAACCTCGCCCTCAGCACCCTCCGTCCTATCTAGAGGCTCTGGACAGACAGGACCGTCTTTCCCGAGGGCTCCCGGTCGATGTGAGCTTACAGGACACACTCTCACAGAAACGGGCTAGTGCTCATGCCAAGCAGCTGTATGAGCAATCCGTGCGGCAGTTCATGAATGAGGCGTCCAATCCGCTAGGGGGAGTATCCTTCCCTTCCTCCTCTTTCGAGGAAGATGTGGATGACTGCCCGGATAAAGACCCTAAGAAAGTCTATGAGGAATCAATGAGACAGTTTTTAGAGCAGCAATCCGGTGATAGCAGACAAGTTTCACATGAATTCTCCTCAGGAGTGTCAAGGTTGAATAGTGCGGGTAATGTGGGCAGTCGGGTGTCTTGTGTGACTCTTCCCACTCACGGACACAGCTCCAAGAATCCCTCAGACAAAATGGATCACAGGACAGTCATTCATATCCCCTCAGTGCGTGACAGTAAGTTGATTGAAGCGAGGAACAAAGGGCTGCCATCAGGGTCATCATCGTATTCTCGGTCTTCTCGACAGGGCCTGCCGAGTTCAGGGAGGTATTTTTACGACCCAAAGGCACAAACTGAAAGCAGTGCTTCCAAGACAGTTGTTGTGTCCCATCATCCTGCCTCAGAATCTTCTGTGTCTTCAGATGTGAACAAACAATATCCACGTAATAAATCTTACCTGTCGTGGAGTGTGGCAGATTTACGGAGACACTACGACGAATCAAAGGCACGTTCTGAAGCAGACTCAACAACAGCTTTCTCTTCACATATCGTGACTGTGGGTGGTGGTTCGACGAGTTGCCAACAAGGTGTTTCAcgtccccctccccctccataTCAACCGCCCCCGCCTTTCCGACGAAACAGCAGTGATGTGGAGCGAAAAAGTTCATCAAGAAGCAATAGTTCGGAGGACAGCGGCTCTAGTCATTCTGTCCGGCGAACATACCAACCACAACACCTCTAG